The region CTGACACAGCGATTCTCAGTCGCGCGTCAGCCATTCGCCTCGGACAGGAACTTCAGGTGGATCGTTTGCTCGTCGGGACGTATCAGGTAGCAGGCTTGCCGGGCAAAGAGCAGATCAGCATGACGGTTTTATTGATTGATGTGCCGGCCGGCAAGTTAGCGCAAAACACACTGGAAGCGGCAGCGCCGATCAGCGAGCTGGTTGAATTACAAGCGATCCTGGCCTGGGACCTGTTGTCCAGTCAGCAATCTCCGTTAACTGTATCGCGACAGCAATTGATCTCACGGGTGCGCGGCGTGACCACCAAAGCATTTGAGTTGTATGTCAACGGCCTGCTGGCGCCTGATCCGACTAAAAGCCTCAGGCTGCTTCGACTGGCGCTCAAGGAGCTTGGACAATCCAGTCCTGAGACGACATTCACCTCGGTGGCGTTTGCCCTTGGTAAGCTCCATTTCGAGCAGGGTCAGTATGCTGAAGCGATTCCGTGGTTGGCTCAGGTCAAACGTGGCGAGTTGTATTACCCTGACGCGCAGTTTTATCTTGGATTGTGTCATTACTATCAGGACATGCTCGACCGAGCTGCGACGATTTATGCCGAGTTGACGCGACTCTTTCCAACCGCCGGCGTGTACAACAATCTGGCGCTGATTGAACTGAAGCGAAAGGATTTTGCTAAAGCGATGCAATATCTGGGCATCGCTGCGGCGGCCAATCGTGAAGCTGTGGACGCCTCGTTCAATATCGCTTATGCACATTGGTTAAAAGGCGAGCTTGAGACGGCGATTGATAAGCTGCGCGAGGTGATTCAACGCCGCAGCAGAGACGGGGAAGCGCATTATTTGCTGGCGAAATCCTATGCCCAATTAGGGCGCCAATCGGTCGCCAATGAAGCGCTGGCCCAGGCTCGTCAATTTCAACCAAAGGTTGTTCAGTGGGAACGAAGCGGCAAGCTGCCGCCGCTTGGACGGCCGGTCAGGGTGTTAGACCGCTCGCTGTTGTATTGGCCGGACGCTCCACGCTCGAAGGACGCTGCGCCGCCGACGCCTTTGACGTGTTGGCTCGATCACATGCAGCATGTCGTTGAACGGTTGATCGCTCAAAAGCGTGACGGTGAGGCATTGATGTTACTGGACGCGCTGTTGAAGCAGACGCCAGATTGGGGGCGTGGCCATCTTCTCAAATCGCAGATTCATGAAGCTCAACGGGATTACGTTTCGGCGATTAACGAACTGCGCGCGGCGACATTCTGGGAACCTCACCTGGTCATGGCTCATGTCCGATTGGGCAGGCTTTACGCGATGGTTGGCGACAACGGGCGCGCGCTGGAGCATGTCAAGAAAGCGCTGGATTTGGACCCTCACAACCAAGATGCCTTGTCGTTGCAGCAAACGCTGCTCCGCCCGCCAAGCGACTCCGTGCGTCATTAGAAGCAGCTTCGATTAGCAGCATTCCAGCAGAGCTGATTGGAAACGGCCTTAAACGGCGGAGTAATCCGTCCATTGGCAGTGCTCATGTCCACATCGCCGGCACCAGCAATGCTGTTGTTGGCGGTGTTCCAGTGATTCATCATCGGGCGACGGTCGTTGCAGCAAGACGAATCGCTCGCGCTCGTCGAGCTCATCCCAGGTGGCCAGTGAGAACGTCTGGCACAACGGGCATAGCCCTTCTTGTCTGTCCTGATTGACAAGGTGTTTCATCATTGACACGAGAGCGTACTTCAGCTCAGTGACGGGCGCAACCCTGATGAGACGGCCTGCTGTCGGCATTTTGCCTATATTTCACTGATGTTCCTATTGACATTGGCGCGTTTGGTTTGATATACACCACTGCGCATTTAGGTTGTTTCCAATACATCAAAGGGGGTGTTCAATGAACAAAAGCGAGCTTGTAGACAGAGTAGCGAAAGCAGCAGGGATTTCCAAAGTTGTGGCAGAGAAGGCCGTTGATGGTGTGATCGAAGCTATCTCCGGGACGTTGAAGAAAGGAGGTAAGGTCACCTTAGTTGGTTTCGGTACGTTCTCGGTGGCGAAGCGAAAAGCCCGTACCGGGCGCAATCCGGCCACAGGCGCGGTGATGAAGATTGCGGCCACCAAGGTTCCCAAGTTTTCCGCCGGCAAGCAACTGAAAGATGCCGTGCGCGGTAAGAAGTAACCCAGGTTCGCTCACTGGCCAATCATTGCAAGAGCCTAAATCACTGTTAAGAAATTAATCTTGGCCTGTTGATAGAAAGGTCGAAAAGGCCTTTCTACTTAATCAGCATGCAGTCGCCGTAGCTATAGAAACGGTAGCGGTGTTCGACAGCGTGCTGATAAGCGCGCATGACGAGAGCGTGACTGGCGAACGCGCACACGAGCATCAACAGTGTTGAGCGAGGCAGGTGGAAGTTTGTCAGCAAGGCATCCACGACGCGGAATCGGTAGCCGGGGTAGATGAACAAACTTGTTCGGCCAGGACCGGCTGTGACCATGCCTGAGGGATCGGCAGCCGATTCCAATGCGCGGACGCTTGTGGTGCCGACCGCTAGGATAGTGCGTCGCTCTCGGCGTGCCCGATTGATCTGATCGGCAGCCTCCTCTGAGATGATGTACTCTTCTGCATCGAGATGATGCTGCTCGACCTTTTCCACGCGGACCGGTTGAAAGGTGGCATAGCCAACGTGGTGGGTGAGTTCAACGACCTGAATGCCTCGCTGGGCAAGAGCGGCGAAGGTCTGCTCGGTGAAGTGCAGGCCAGCCGTCGGCGCAGCAACGGCTCCGCGATGCCGGGCGTAAATTGTTTGATACCGTTCATAGTCATCAGGCGATGAGGCGCCGGCGGGTCGCCGAATATACGGCGGCAGCGGAGGTAGGCCGTAGCGATCAATGAGCGCATCAAGTTGGTCGGCTGGGCAATCGAACTGAATGATTCGTCGTCCTTCGGTTCTGTAGCCGACCACGCAAGCTGTCAATGCGCCGTCGGCAAATTCCAGGTGAACGCCTTGACGACAAACGCGACCCGGTCTGACTAACGCCTCCCATTGGGCCGGCCCGGTCGGGCGTAGTAACAGGATTTCGACCGTGCCTTGGTGGCCGGCCCGTCGGCCTCGAAGTCGAGCAGGGAACACGCGGGTATTGTTGATGACGACGACCGTGCCGGGTTCAACTTCTGTAGGAAATTGCCAGAAGTGCCCATCGCGCCATTGGCCGGTTGCTCTCTCCAGAATGAGCATGCGTGACTGATCGCGTTGAGGCAGCGGCTCTTGGGCGATCAACTCGCTCGGCAAGTGGAAATCGAACGCGGCTATATCCATCAGACCGATTCTTGCGATGAGATGACGGTGACGGCCTGCCTGTGAGAGGGCGCCTGTGCGCCGTCTCGGAGTGGTTCGAGCAAGTAATCACAATGCAGCAGCGCCGTCATCTGGGCCCCAAAGAGCATGAGGAGATTGGAAAT is a window of Blastocatellia bacterium DNA encoding:
- a CDS encoding HU family DNA-binding protein, which gives rise to MNKSELVDRVAKAAGISKVVAEKAVDGVIEAISGTLKKGGKVTLVGFGTFSVAKRKARTGRNPATGAVMKIAATKVPKFSAGKQLKDAVRGKK
- a CDS encoding tetratricopeptide repeat protein; this translates as MKMTRIVTQIVLTAWLVCFGFTLSVSAQQRWLVLPFENISDKPVYNWLGEGIAMMLSDLLSVPGIDVVTTEERRAAYTKLSFSDTAILSRASAIRLGQELQVDRLLVGTYQVAGLPGKEQISMTVLLIDVPAGKLAQNTLEAAAPISELVELQAILAWDLLSSQQSPLTVSRQQLISRVRGVTTKAFELYVNGLLAPDPTKSLRLLRLALKELGQSSPETTFTSVAFALGKLHFEQGQYAEAIPWLAQVKRGELYYPDAQFYLGLCHYYQDMLDRAATIYAELTRLFPTAGVYNNLALIELKRKDFAKAMQYLGIAAAANREAVDASFNIAYAHWLKGELETAIDKLREVIQRRSRDGEAHYLLAKSYAQLGRQSVANEALAQARQFQPKVVQWERSGKLPPLGRPVRVLDRSLLYWPDAPRSKDAAPPTPLTCWLDHMQHVVERLIAQKRDGEALMLLDALLKQTPDWGRGHLLKSQIHEAQRDYVSAINELRAATFWEPHLVMAHVRLGRLYAMVGDNGRALEHVKKALDLDPHNQDALSLQQTLLRPPSDSVRH
- the queA gene encoding tRNA preQ1(34) S-adenosylmethionine ribosyltransferase-isomerase QueA, with amino-acid sequence MDIAAFDFHLPSELIAQEPLPQRDQSRMLILERATGQWRDGHFWQFPTEVEPGTVVVINNTRVFPARLRGRRAGHQGTVEILLLRPTGPAQWEALVRPGRVCRQGVHLEFADGALTACVVGYRTEGRRIIQFDCPADQLDALIDRYGLPPLPPYIRRPAGASSPDDYERYQTIYARHRGAVAAPTAGLHFTEQTFAALAQRGIQVVELTHHVGYATFQPVRVEKVEQHHLDAEEYIISEEAADQINRARRERRTILAVGTTSVRALESAADPSGMVTAGPGRTSLFIYPGYRFRVVDALLTNFHLPRSTLLMLVCAFASHALVMRAYQHAVEHRYRFYSYGDCMLIK